The proteins below are encoded in one region of Leptotrichia sp. oral taxon 218:
- the htpX gene encoding zinc metalloprotease HtpX produces the protein MFINTLKTGFLMFALVFLFTFIGGLLGNQQGALIGLLIAAAMSFYSYWFSDKMVIKAYRGQPVTSASNPRLYKIVQRLAQNAELPMPKIYIVPERQPNAFATGRNPQNAAVACTQGLLEIMDDNELAGVLGHELGHIKHRDILISTIASTFAGAIANITRFLPYFSNSGDNRRKNNNVGLIMLVSILAPIAAMIIQMSISRKREFMADEAGAEFSGNPLYLRNALIKLENYSQAIPMENQNPATANMFIINPLANIGKLQDLFRTHPATEDRIRELEKMARQKNLL, from the coding sequence ATGTTCATAAACACTTTAAAAACAGGATTTTTGATGTTTGCATTAGTCTTTTTATTCACATTTATTGGGGGACTTTTAGGAAATCAGCAAGGTGCTTTAATTGGTCTTTTAATTGCTGCCGCAATGAGTTTTTACAGCTACTGGTTCAGCGATAAAATGGTCATAAAAGCATACCGTGGTCAGCCAGTTACAAGCGCCTCTAATCCAAGATTATATAAAATTGTCCAAAGATTAGCGCAAAATGCAGAACTTCCTATGCCTAAAATATATATCGTCCCTGAAAGACAGCCAAATGCATTTGCAACTGGAAGAAATCCTCAAAATGCAGCAGTTGCCTGTACGCAAGGACTTTTGGAAATAATGGACGACAACGAACTTGCAGGGGTTTTAGGACATGAACTTGGTCATATAAAACATCGTGATATTCTAATTAGTACAATTGCTTCAACTTTTGCAGGTGCCATTGCAAATATTACAAGATTTTTACCTTATTTTTCAAATTCTGGAGATAATCGAAGAAAAAATAATAATGTAGGTTTAATTATGCTTGTTTCAATACTTGCGCCAATAGCTGCAATGATTATTCAAATGTCGATTTCAAGAAAAAGAGAATTTATGGCTGATGAAGCTGGAGCAGAATTTTCTGGAAATCCGTTGTATTTAAGAAATGCACTTATAAAATTGGAAAATTACAGTCAAGCCATTCCAATGGAAAACCAAAATCCTGCAACGGCAAACATGTTTATAATAAACCCACTTGCAAATATCGGCAAACTTCAAGATCTTTTTAGAACTCACCCTGCAACTGAAGATAGAATAAGAGAACTTGAAAAAATGGCAAGACAAAAAAACTTATTATAA
- a CDS encoding DUF1858 domain-containing protein, with product MVTPKVTKDMNIMEAVENYPIIAQVLMRYGLGCVGCIISSAETLGEGIAAHGLNPDIIVEEVNAILEKQDNM from the coding sequence ATGGTAACACCAAAAGTAACAAAAGATATGAATATTATGGAAGCTGTAGAAAATTATCCAATTATTGCTCAAGTTCTTATGAGATATGGTCTTGGATGTGTAGGTTGCATAATTTCAAGCGCTGAGACTCTTGGAGAAGGAATTGCAGCTCATGGATTAAATCCTGATATTATTGTTGAAGAAGTAAATGCAATTTTAGAAAAGCAAGATAATATGTAA
- a CDS encoding RNA-guided endonuclease TnpB family protein, whose protein sequence is MKYNLAFKYRIYPNKEQELLINKTFGCVRFVYNTILHIANKIYEETGKNKIITPASLKSENQFLKEVDSLALSNAQLNVKRSFTNFFQKRAKFPKFKSKKTSVKSYTTNCVNNSIRIEENKYLVLPKLKKVKLKYHREIPKDYKIKSVTLTNSNGSYYVSVLTEFEKEIQKIPSNDKVIGLDFSMSELFVSSENQRADYPKYFRMLEKKLKKLQKSLSRKVRFSKNWYKQKMKISKLHEYIKNCRRDFLHKLSKKLSEIYNAVVVEDLNMKGMSQALNFGKSVGDNGWGMFLRMLEYKLMFLGKQFLKIDKWFPSSKTCSKCGNIKEKLKLTERSYRCECCGIEIDRDYNAALNIKNIGKLMLEY, encoded by the coding sequence ATGAAATATAATTTAGCATTCAAATACAGAATTTATCCAAATAAAGAGCAAGAATTGTTGATAAATAAGACTTTTGGATGTGTTCGTTTTGTTTACAATACGATTTTGCATATTGCGAATAAAATTTATGAAGAAACTGGAAAAAATAAAATAATTACACCTGCCAGTTTGAAAAGTGAAAATCAATTTTTGAAAGAAGTGGACAGCTTGGCACTTTCAAATGCTCAATTGAATGTAAAACGATCGTTTACGAATTTTTTTCAAAAGAGAGCGAAGTTTCCAAAGTTCAAATCTAAAAAGACTAGTGTTAAAAGTTACACGACAAATTGTGTGAATAATTCGATACGAATTGAGGAAAACAAATATTTAGTTTTGCCAAAATTGAAAAAAGTAAAATTGAAATATCATAGAGAAATACCAAAGGATTATAAAATAAAGTCGGTAACATTGACAAACAGCAATGGAAGTTATTATGTTTCGGTTTTGACAGAATTTGAAAAAGAAATTCAAAAAATACCAAGTAATGATAAAGTAATTGGACTTGATTTTTCAATGTCTGAATTATTTGTCAGTTCTGAAAACCAAAGAGCTGATTATCCAAAATATTTTAGAATGCTGGAGAAAAAATTGAAAAAATTACAGAAATCATTATCAAGAAAAGTGAGATTTTCTAAAAATTGGTATAAACAAAAAATGAAAATATCAAAATTACATGAGTATATCAAAAATTGTCGAAGAGATTTTTTGCATAAATTATCGAAAAAATTGTCTGAAATATATAATGCTGTGGTTGTCGAAGATTTGAATATGAAAGGGATGAGCCAGGCATTAAATTTTGGAAAAAGTGTCGGAGATAATGGATGGGGAATGTTTTTGAGAATGCTTGAGTATAAATTGATGTTTTTAGGAAAACAATTTTTGAAGATAGATAAGTGGTTTCCGTCATCGAAAACTTGCAGTAAATGTGGAAACATTAAAGAGAAACTGAAATTAACAGAAAGAAGTTATAGATGTGAGTGCTGTGGGATTGAAATTGATAGAGATTACAATGCGGCATTGAATATAAAAAACATTGGAAAATTGATGTTGGAATATTAG
- a CDS encoding superoxide dismutase yields MFKQIELAYDFNALEPNIDAKTMEIHYGKHHATYTNNLNETLKNNAPEFLEKPIEEILKNLDALPEGIRGAVRNNGGGFYNHNLYFDIMGPNAGGKPTGKLLEKIEETFGSFENFKDEFSKAAATRFGSGWAWLVVNGEGKLKVTSTANQDCPLMSNVTPCSCSQGTPILAIDVWEHAYYLNYQNRRPDYISAFFNVINWDKVAKRYEDAIK; encoded by the coding sequence ATGTTTAAGCAAATAGAATTAGCATATGATTTTAACGCATTGGAACCAAATATAGATGCAAAGACAATGGAAATACATTATGGGAAACACCATGCGACATATACAAACAATTTAAATGAAACTCTAAAAAATAATGCGCCTGAGTTTTTGGAAAAACCAATTGAAGAAATTTTAAAAAATTTAGATGCATTGCCAGAAGGAATTAGAGGAGCTGTTAGAAATAACGGTGGAGGATTTTATAACCACAATTTATATTTTGATATAATGGGGCCTAATGCTGGTGGTAAGCCAACAGGAAAATTATTAGAAAAAATTGAAGAAACATTCGGAAGTTTTGAAAATTTTAAAGATGAATTTTCAAAAGCTGCAGCAACAAGATTTGGTTCAGGATGGGCTTGGTTAGTAGTAAACGGAGAAGGTAAATTAAAAGTTACTTCAACAGCAAATCAAGATTGTCCACTTATGTCCAATGTTACACCTTGCAGTTGTTCACAAGGAACACCTATTTTGGCAATTGATGTTTGGGAACATGCATATTATTTAAACTATCAAAATAGAAGACCTGATTATATTTCTGCATTTTTCAATGTAATTAATTGGGATAAAGTTGCTAAAAGATATGAAGATGCAATTAAATAA
- a CDS encoding response regulator transcription factor: protein MVVGQLLKELSFNVILAETEEQLLDSMKNEALDIAFLDTNSFEDFQYSIDSVLKYKRQSYIILSIEQDDRYSKTEALLNGIDDYVYNDFRLEEISAKFKSIVRILNKKLTEDEMGILTAYDLTLNPANREVKRAGNEIELTNKEFLLLEYFLRNKNRVLTRTMISEKIWDIDFVSESNIVDVYVNFLRTKIDKGYDEKIIRTVRSVGYIVKE, encoded by the coding sequence ATGGTTGTTGGACAACTATTAAAAGAATTAAGTTTCAATGTAATATTGGCAGAAACAGAAGAACAATTGTTGGATTCTATGAAAAATGAAGCATTGGACATAGCATTTTTAGACACAAATTCATTTGAAGATTTTCAGTATTCAATCGACAGCGTGTTAAAATATAAAAGACAAAGCTATATAATTTTATCAATAGAACAAGATGACAGATATTCAAAGACAGAAGCCTTATTAAACGGAATAGACGACTATGTTTATAATGATTTTAGATTGGAAGAAATTTCTGCAAAATTCAAATCGATTGTTAGAATTCTAAATAAAAAATTAACAGAAGATGAAATGGGAATTTTGACAGCATATGACTTGACATTAAATCCTGCAAATAGAGAAGTAAAAAGAGCTGGAAATGAAATTGAGTTAACAAATAAAGAATTTTTATTATTAGAATATTTTTTGAGAAATAAAAATAGAGTACTTACAAGAACAATGATTTCAGAAAAAATATGGGATATTGACTTTGTTTCTGAAAGTAATATAGTAGATGTGTATGTAAACTTTTTAAGAACAAAAATTGACAAAGGATATGATGAAAAAATCATAAGAACTGTAAGAAGTGTAGGTTATATTGTGAAAGAGTAA
- a CDS encoding Mrp/NBP35 family ATP-binding protein: MPDKNAILLERKQKIDAKMDKIKHKIVVMSGKGGVGKTTTAINLAYGLSIKGYRVGVLDADLHGPNVPIMFGVEGKKLSKISEPLKVSDNLYISSLSFFIPDDDPVIWKGPQKMTAIMELLEGIEWKEIDFLIVDLPPGTGDETLAIAQNIKGANALVVSTPQNVSILDSKRALKFAKLINLNVLGMIENMSGFVCPDCNKEVHIFKKGGIEKVAKETKTEFLGSVPLDANIVESGDNGLPFISNDSLASRKMNDIIEKIIKKVTS; encoded by the coding sequence GTGCCAGACAAAAATGCTATTTTGTTGGAAAGAAAGCAGAAAATAGATGCTAAGATGGATAAAATCAAGCATAAAATAGTTGTAATGAGCGGAAAAGGAGGAGTTGGAAAGACTACTACAGCAATAAATCTAGCTTATGGACTATCAATCAAAGGATATAGAGTTGGCGTCCTAGATGCAGATCTACATGGTCCAAATGTCCCAATTATGTTTGGAGTGGAAGGAAAAAAACTTTCTAAAATTTCTGAGCCGCTTAAAGTTTCGGATAATTTGTATATTTCTTCACTAAGTTTTTTCATTCCTGACGATGATCCTGTAATTTGGAAAGGACCTCAAAAAATGACTGCAATAATGGAGTTGTTAGAAGGAATTGAATGGAAAGAGATAGATTTTTTAATCGTCGATTTGCCGCCTGGAACTGGAGATGAAACATTAGCCATTGCACAAAATATAAAAGGGGCAAATGCTTTGGTAGTTTCAACACCACAAAATGTTTCGATTTTAGATTCAAAAAGAGCGCTGAAATTTGCAAAATTGATTAATTTGAATGTTTTGGGAATGATTGAAAATATGAGTGGATTTGTGTGTCCTGACTGTAATAAAGAAGTACATATATTTAAAAAAGGTGGGATAGAAAAAGTTGCAAAAGAAACAAAAACAGAATTTTTAGGTTCTGTACCACTAGATGCCAATATTGTTGAATCAGGTGATAATGGATTGCCGTTTATTTCAAACGATTCATTAGCCTCAAGAAAAATGAACGATATTATTGAAAAAATTATAAAAAAAGTGACAAGCTAA
- a CDS encoding YiiX/YebB-like N1pC/P60 family cysteine hydrolase, whose amino-acid sequence MKNKILKNYNKKILLFFIFFIFSLVLSAQSSAEKYKWYSPREIIENMDKLQPGDILVLSKGSSFRTMWGHAAILNEHKKIVEFPTYSIGYSESPLYTWQNLKREVAVFRLKNIDDNFKKALFHEMDETTTKPYGITFNKNFDKRLYCSQFVYIVFKKAGLRVGKNINLDSNGGGMVMPYDIMNSNLLENVIF is encoded by the coding sequence ATGAAAAATAAGATTTTAAAAAATTATAATAAAAAAATTTTACTTTTTTTTATTTTTTTTATATTTTCTTTAGTCTTGTCTGCACAATCATCGGCAGAAAAATATAAATGGTATTCTCCCAGAGAAATAATTGAAAATATGGATAAATTGCAGCCTGGAGATATTCTTGTACTATCCAAAGGTTCAAGTTTTCGAACTATGTGGGGACATGCCGCCATATTAAATGAGCACAAAAAAATTGTGGAATTTCCAACATATTCAATTGGATACAGTGAAAGTCCACTCTACACTTGGCAAAATTTAAAAAGAGAAGTTGCTGTATTCAGATTAAAAAATATTGACGATAATTTTAAAAAAGCTCTTTTTCACGAAATGGATGAAACAACCACAAAACCTTATGGAATAACTTTTAATAAAAACTTTGACAAAAGACTTTATTGTTCACAATTTGTCTATATTGTATTTAAAAAAGCTGGACTCAGAGTTGGAAAAAATATCAATCTTGACTCAAATGGTGGTGGAATGGTTATGCCTTATGATATTATGAATTCAAATCTTCTTGAAAATGTTATTTTTTAA
- the metA gene encoding homoserine O-succinyltransferase — translation MPIKIPNNLPAVEILAKENIFVMKESRALSQDIRPLKFVIVNLMPTKIETETQLLRLLSNTPLQIEVTFLKMASYVSKNTSKEHMANFYKTFDDIKDDYFDGLIITGAPVENLEFEEVIYWNELTKIMEWSKKHVFSTISICWGAQATLYYHYGIKKYKLEKKLFGIYPLKINVCHTMLLRGFDEIFNMPQSRHTEVRAEDIEKVPELEILENSKESGVSIVRTKDKRDVFIMGHLEYDRMTLAKEYERDVKLGKKIEVPFNYYPNDDPEKVPPFVWRGHANLLFSNWVNHHVYQNTPYDLKELENL, via the coding sequence ATGCCTATAAAAATACCTAATAACTTACCAGCAGTGGAGATTTTAGCGAAAGAGAATATCTTTGTAATGAAAGAAAGTAGAGCATTGTCACAAGATATTCGACCTTTAAAATTTGTAATAGTAAATTTGATGCCAACAAAAATTGAAACTGAAACTCAGCTTTTAAGACTTCTTAGCAACACACCGCTTCAAATTGAAGTTACATTTTTGAAAATGGCTTCATATGTTTCAAAAAATACTTCAAAAGAACATATGGCAAATTTTTATAAAACATTTGACGACATAAAAGATGACTATTTTGACGGCTTAATCATAACGGGAGCTCCTGTGGAAAATTTAGAATTTGAAGAAGTGATTTACTGGAACGAACTTACAAAAATTATGGAATGGAGTAAAAAGCATGTATTTTCTACAATTTCAATTTGCTGGGGAGCACAAGCCACTTTATACTATCATTATGGAATTAAAAAATATAAATTGGAAAAAAAGCTTTTTGGAATTTATCCATTAAAAATAAATGTTTGTCACACAATGCTGCTTCGTGGTTTTGATGAAATTTTTAATATGCCGCAGTCACGACATACGGAAGTAAGAGCTGAAGACATTGAAAAAGTGCCAGAATTGGAAATACTGGAAAATTCTAAAGAATCTGGAGTTAGTATTGTAAGAACTAAAGATAAAAGAGATGTTTTTATTATGGGACATTTAGAATACGATAGAATGACTTTGGCAAAAGAATACGAAAGAGATGTAAAATTGGGTAAAAAAATAGAAGTTCCATTTAACTATTATCCAAACGATGATCCTGAAAAAGTTCCGCCGTTTGTTTGGCGAGGACATGCAAATTTACTTTTTTCAAATTGGGTTAATCATCATGTTTATCAAAATACACCGTATGATTTAAAAGAATTGGAAAATCTTTAA
- the dnaN gene encoding DNA polymerase III subunit beta, with translation MLNITVDRKALLKAINIVEKAVTENSIREVLSGIYIETFENRAVLRGTDLELSINTEIEAQIEEHGKIVIKHELIEEFLKQISDEKIALIEDDGMLVIKTSSTDANFSLYSAENYPIQSKLEYGVEYIFSKEKLLNYIENVKISASTDVENLAVNCIRLEIEENKLKLISSDSYRLTYIEEELEENQRNKEDLIVSIPLKTIDGLIKIMKLMEESEIMLKSDGSKVYFKFSNVEILTRTIDLQFPDYKSILNNSKHDKKVLLNTKDFLSILKRASLFVKENKEFKNGATFRFENNKLTLKGTNDNARIKEEIITIQEGENLKISLNVRFLIDYISTIQGKVTVLELLNEKSSVIIKDESNPNSLYFTMPMSLRES, from the coding sequence ATGTTAAATATAACGGTTGACAGAAAAGCATTGTTAAAAGCGATTAACATTGTTGAAAAAGCTGTAACAGAAAATAGTATTAGAGAAGTTTTATCTGGAATTTATATTGAAACTTTTGAAAATAGAGCGGTTTTGAGAGGAACTGACTTGGAGTTATCAATAAATACTGAGATTGAAGCTCAAATAGAAGAACATGGAAAAATTGTAATAAAACATGAATTAATCGAAGAGTTTTTGAAACAAATTTCTGATGAAAAAATTGCACTTATAGAAGACGATGGAATGCTGGTTATAAAAACTAGCTCAACAGATGCGAATTTTTCACTTTATTCTGCAGAAAATTATCCAATCCAATCAAAACTTGAATATGGAGTGGAATACATATTTTCAAAAGAAAAATTATTAAATTATATTGAAAATGTAAAAATTTCGGCTTCTACAGATGTTGAAAATTTAGCGGTAAATTGTATTCGTTTAGAAATAGAAGAAAATAAATTAAAATTAATTTCATCGGATTCATATAGACTTACTTATATTGAAGAAGAATTAGAAGAAAATCAAAGAAACAAAGAAGATTTAATTGTAAGTATTCCGTTAAAAACAATTGATGGACTTATAAAAATTATGAAATTGATGGAAGAAAGTGAAATAATGTTAAAATCAGATGGTTCAAAAGTTTATTTTAAATTTTCTAATGTAGAAATTTTGACAAGAACAATAGATTTGCAATTTCCAGATTATAAATCAATTTTAAATAATTCAAAACATGACAAAAAAGTTCTTTTGAATACAAAAGATTTTTTATCAATTTTAAAAAGAGCATCTCTTTTTGTTAAAGAAAATAAAGAATTTAAAAATGGAGCAACTTTTAGATTTGAAAACAATAAATTGACGCTTAAAGGGACAAATGACAATGCTAGAATAAAAGAAGAAATAATAACTATTCAAGAAGGAGAAAATTTGAAAATTTCGTTAAATGTCAGATTTTTGATTGACTACATTTCTACAATACAAGGAAAAGTCACAGTTTTAGAATTGCTAAATGAAAAAAGTTCAGTTATTATAAAAGATGAAAGTAATCCAAATTCGCTTTATTTTACAATGCCGATGTCACTTAGAGAAAGTTAA
- a CDS encoding RNA polymerase sigma factor RpoD/SigA, with translation MEENNNLNLMSLYLSDIQKFDLLSKEEEYDLLRRIKEENDEQARQLLILSNLRLVISTAKKSLGNGLPLIDLISEGNIGLIKAINKFDYEKGHRFSTYAVWWIKQSIKKAIINIGRDIRIPSYKYEQLSKVNKVMKDYMATHGEMPSTSYIAKKIDLKENKVVLLMNEFQDMISLNEVVGDNIFLEDVIGKNDDVEEKIIKEDQLLEMRELLNNVLSEREKIILEYRYGLYNNKIYTLKEIGEMMGITRERVRQIEKKSITKLKEHLKKYKDIL, from the coding sequence ATGGAAGAAAACAATAATTTAAATTTGATGTCGTTATACTTAAGTGATATTCAAAAGTTTGACTTGCTTTCAAAAGAGGAAGAATATGATTTATTAAGAAGGATAAAAGAAGAAAATGATGAACAGGCAAGACAGTTATTAATATTATCAAATTTAAGATTAGTGATAAGTACCGCCAAAAAATCTCTGGGAAATGGACTTCCATTAATAGATTTAATAAGTGAAGGGAATATTGGATTAATAAAAGCGATAAATAAATTTGATTATGAAAAAGGTCACAGATTTAGTACATATGCAGTTTGGTGGATAAAACAGTCTATTAAAAAAGCGATCATAAATATTGGTCGGGACATTAGAATACCGTCTTATAAATACGAGCAACTATCAAAAGTAAATAAAGTTATGAAAGATTACATGGCGACTCACGGTGAAATGCCATCAACTAGTTATATTGCCAAAAAAATTGACCTAAAAGAAAATAAAGTGGTTTTACTTATGAATGAATTTCAAGATATGATCTCATTAAATGAAGTGGTAGGAGATAATATTTTTTTGGAAGATGTGATTGGTAAAAATGACGATGTTGAAGAAAAAATTATAAAAGAAGATCAATTACTGGAAATGAGAGAATTACTGAATAATGTTCTATCAGAGAGGGAAAAGATAATATTGGAGTACAGATATGGACTTTACAATAATAAAATTTACACTTTGAAAGAAATTGGAGAAATGATGGGAATTACTCGGGAACGAGTTCGGCAAATAGAAAAAAAATCTATAACAAAGTTGAAAGAACATTTAAAAAAATATAAAGATATATTATAA
- a CDS encoding NAD(P)H-dependent glycerol-3-phosphate dehydrogenase → MSEDKKNILVIGGGSWGSCLSKLLVENGHKVYLWEHNEEVRNIMKTTKTNPNFLKGIKFPDELNIVDDYGEILTNKDKYGKIDILLLATPTQFLRGILKRLKNFLNYNIILVNVAKGLEISTKKRISEIVDEELESKSYSYVLLAGPTHAEEVAQKLPSAILSVSKDEKAAQVVQKTFSNNYFRVYTGTDLMGAELAGALKNCLAIAAGIADGLGYGDNTKAALITRGLNEMFEIAKYYNANPKTFMGLSGLGDIIVTCTSKHSRNRYVGEKLGHGEKIEDIIKNMKMVSEGAETIKALYKIIKENNLNAPIFTALYEVIYKGKPVADLEKTFMSRDLKSEFSN, encoded by the coding sequence ATGTCAGAAGATAAAAAAAATATTTTGGTAATAGGTGGTGGAAGTTGGGGAAGCTGCCTTTCAAAGTTGTTGGTTGAAAATGGACATAAAGTATATTTGTGGGAACACAACGAAGAAGTTAGAAATATTATGAAAACTACAAAGACAAATCCAAATTTCTTAAAAGGGATAAAATTTCCAGATGAGTTAAATATTGTGGATGATTATGGAGAAATTTTGACAAATAAAGATAAATATGGAAAAATAGATATTTTATTACTTGCAACGCCAACACAATTTTTAAGAGGTATTTTAAAAAGATTGAAAAATTTTTTAAATTATAATATAATATTAGTAAATGTTGCGAAAGGATTAGAAATTTCTACTAAAAAGAGAATTTCTGAAATAGTGGATGAAGAATTAGAAAGTAAAAGTTACAGTTATGTTTTATTAGCTGGACCAACTCATGCAGAAGAAGTAGCGCAAAAATTGCCATCGGCGATACTTTCAGTATCAAAAGATGAAAAAGCAGCACAAGTTGTCCAAAAAACATTTAGTAACAATTATTTCAGAGTTTATACAGGAACTGATCTGATGGGAGCAGAACTTGCTGGAGCGTTAAAAAACTGCCTTGCAATAGCAGCTGGAATTGCCGATGGTCTAGGTTACGGAGATAACACAAAAGCCGCACTAATAACTCGTGGATTAAATGAAATGTTTGAAATCGCAAAATATTATAATGCAAATCCCAAAACATTTATGGGACTATCTGGCTTGGGAGATATTATTGTAACTTGTACAAGCAAACATAGTCGAAATCGATATGTGGGAGAAAAATTAGGACATGGCGAAAAAATAGAAGATATAATAAAAAATATGAAAATGGTATCTGAAGGTGCTGAAACAATTAAGGCACTTTATAAAATAATAAAAGAAAATAATTTGAATGCACCTATCTTTACTGCGCTTTACGAAGTTATTTACAAAGGAAAGCCAGTAGCTGATTTGGAGAAGACATTTATGAGTAGAGATTTAAAATCAGAATTTTCAAATTAA